One genomic region from Athalia rosae chromosome 3, iyAthRosa1.1, whole genome shotgun sequence encodes:
- the LOC105693962 gene encoding integrator complex subunit 13 — protein MYPANHKTVFVLDHTPYFGISTESPLEFDCLKSRGQNLIPLAPICKSLWTTSVESSMEYCRIVWDLFPTGKLVRFVVSDQAAHILNTWNPSQQNLSHVMNGMAIMGVPPLARQSGIDFSVIHGLRVAIEALTESSEIQQEKRTSLMENADKLLNSGRVICITSARDNANMKSLENIFLNQLVQQNKIALASDSLLPIHHCHLVILNIFPVTTVECQVTNQPLREVSPLLSMEVHSMKAPKLHSKLSHLILSHYDLASTTVTGIPMKEEQNASSSANYDVEIFHASAAHSAIMKGNPQESALIKTFMKLDEVSEYETVTLKWCTPRGCSASEMQNCTAMHRITPVDINSRPSSCLINFLLNGRSVMLEMARKSGGKTISHLLAAHGGEIFIHTLSTARSVLEDPPSISEGCGGRVTDYRITDFGTLMRNNMLVPLKRSPSDDGESPAAKMRCRLERHTRYWPITISSTLMFNLKQLIDPLAELMVKEELTTEEVLQCKQVIFSILQLEAKHEALPLPSIGGGRGGKGGVRREEHYRLLWSELETFLKSHGSQSASHTEVINCLLEVRNKDDKDKVELDQALRELDGLGKEDVMARASVIRATTDSPMSPPPCSNSSLGKQLHKGVFHPPKTLLDIWLQRSAPKERKPDFHGRVNSDGFKAKLYPNLKEIGREPREAILEA, from the exons ATGTACCCGGCCAATCACAAGACTGTATTTGTACTGGACCACACTCCTTATTTTGGAATATCGACAGAAAGTCCTTTGGAATTCGACTGTCTAAAAAGCCGTGGTCAGAATTTAATACCTCTAGCTCCGATTTGCAAGTCGTTATGGACTACAAGTGTCGAATCATCTATGGAATATTGCCGCATTGTTTGGGACTTATTTCCAACAGGAAAACTG GTCAGATTTGTCGTCAGTGATCAAGCAGCACACATACTGAACACCTGGAATCCTTCACAGCAAAATTTATCACAT GTAATGAATGGCATGGCTATTATGGGAGTTCCACCACTTGCGCGACAGTCCGGCATAGATTTTTCGGTCATACATGGACTCCGGGTAGCAATAGAGGCACTCACTGAAAGTTCAGAAATTCAGCAAGAAAAGCGAACCTCTCTAATGGAGAATGCTGACAAACTGTTGAATAGTGGAAGAGTTATCTGCATAACTAGCGCCAGAGATAATGCTAACATGAAGAGTCTGGAAAACATATTCTTGAATCAGCTTGTACAGCAGAATAAAATCGCACTTGCATCCGATTC TTTGTTACCAATTCATCATTGTCATCTGGTCATCCTCAATATATTTCCTGTTACGACTGTGGAATGCCAAGTCACAAATCAACCACTACGTGAG GTATCGCCTCTTCTATCAATGGAGGTACACTCAATGAAAGCTCCAAAATTACATTCAAAATTGTCTCATTTGATTCTCTCCCATTACGACTTGGCGAGCACAACTGTGACTGGAATACCAATGAAAGAGGAGCAAAATGCTAGCAGCTCTGCAAACTATGACGTAGAAATTTTCCATGCTTCCGCGGCTCACTCTGCTATTATGAAAG GAAATCCGCAAGAGTCTGCATTGATAAAAACGTTCATGAAGTTAGATGAGGTATCAGAATACGAGACTGTAACCTTGAAATGGTGTACTCCACGCGGCTGCAGCGCATCCGAGATGCAGAATTGTACTGCGATGCACAGAATCACGCCAGTCGACATTAACAGCAGGCCTTCGTCGTGCCTTATAAATTTCCTGCTTAATGGACGCTCTGTGATGCTTGAAATGGCTAGAAAAAGTGGTGGAAAAACAATATCACATCTTCTTGCTGCCCATGGAggagaaatatttattcatacctTATCAACAGCTAGAAGTGTGCTCGAGGATCCACCCTCGATAAGCGAAGGCTGCGGAGGACGAGTCACAGATTATAGAATAACA GACTTTGGAACCCTCATGCGTAATAACATGCTAGTCCCTCTGAAAAGAAGTCCTAGTGATGACGGAGAAAGTCCAGCTGCTAAGATGAGGTGCAGATTAGAACGTCATACAAGATACTGGCCTATTACGATTTCGAGTACGCTCATGTTTAATTTAAAACAG CTAATAGATCCGTTAGCAGAACTGATGGTTAAAGAGGAACTCACTACGGAAGAAGTACTTCAGTGTAAACAGGTGATATTCAGTATTCTACAGCTGGAAGCAAAACACGAGGCACTTCCTTTGCCCAGTATCGGCGGGGGCAGGGGCGGAAAGGGTGGAGTAAGACGTGAGGAACACTACAGACTTCTGTGGAGCGAGTTGGAAACGTTTTTAAAAAGCCATGGTAGCCAATCAGCCTCTCACACTGAAGTGATAAATTGTCTACTTGAAGTTCGAAACAAAGATGACAAAGACAAGGTCGAGCTTGATCAGGCACTACGAGAATTGGATGG ACTGGGAAAAGAGGACGTAATGGCTCGTGCTAGTGTAATACGGGCTACAACGGATTCTCCTATGTCTCCTCCTCCATGCAGCAATTCATCGTTAGGAAAACAGCTGCACAAAGGCGTTTTTCACCCTCCCAAAACTCTACTGGATATTTGGCTACAACGCAGCGCtccgaaagagagaaaaccaGATTTTCACGGTCGGGTTAACAGCGATGGTTTTAAAGCCAAACTTTACCCAAACCTCAAAGAAATTGGTAGAGAACCGCG